The following are encoded in a window of Pseudomonas graminis genomic DNA:
- the phnE gene encoding phosphonate ABC transporter, permease protein PhnE, whose amino-acid sequence MTTHAAYIQAAGKRSWPQYLGWGLFLAMMAWAWHGAEMNPLALYRDSGNMATFAADFFPPDFHEWRAYLKEMIVTVQIALWGTLLAIVCSVPLGILCADNITPWWIHQPLRRVMDSFRSINEMVFAMLFVVAVGLGPFAGVLALWISTTGVLAKLFAEAVEAIDPGPVEGVRATGASALQEVIFGVIPQVMPLWISYALYRFESNVRSATVVGMVGAGGIGVILWENIRAFQFTQTCSVLLVIIVVVSVIDIFSQRLRKQFI is encoded by the coding sequence ATGACCACTCACGCTGCTTACATCCAGGCCGCTGGCAAGCGCAGCTGGCCGCAATACCTGGGCTGGGGCCTGTTCCTGGCGATGATGGCCTGGGCCTGGCACGGCGCGGAAATGAACCCGCTGGCGCTGTACCGTGACTCCGGCAACATGGCGACCTTCGCCGCCGACTTCTTCCCGCCCGATTTTCACGAATGGCGCGCGTACCTCAAGGAAATGATCGTCACGGTGCAGATCGCCCTCTGGGGCACGCTGCTGGCGATCGTCTGCTCGGTGCCGCTGGGCATCCTTTGCGCCGACAACATCACGCCGTGGTGGATTCATCAACCGCTGCGCCGGGTCATGGATTCGTTCCGCTCGATCAACGAAATGGTCTTCGCCATGCTCTTCGTGGTGGCGGTCGGCCTCGGCCCATTCGCCGGCGTGCTGGCGTTGTGGATCAGCACCACCGGCGTGCTCGCCAAGCTGTTCGCCGAAGCGGTGGAAGCGATTGATCCAGGCCCGGTCGAAGGCGTTCGAGCCACCGGCGCCAGTGCCTTGCAGGAAGTGATCTTCGGGGTCATCCCGCAGGTGATGCCGCTGTGGATTTCCTACGCGCTGTACCGATTCGAATCCAACGTGCGCTCGGCGACGGTGGTGGGGATGGTCGGTGCCGGCGGGATCGGCGTGATCCTCTGGGAAAACATCCGCGCCTTCCAGTTCACCCAGACCTGCTCGGTGCTGCTGGTGATCATCGTGGTGGTGAGCGTCATCGACATATTCTCCCAGCGCCTGCGCAAGCAGTTCATCTAA
- a CDS encoding methyl-accepting chemotaxis protein: protein MLHRIAEESVSLERQANELAQLSQGVAERAESQRQDNTLLATAITEMSASANEVAQNTTDCSDTARRSLGDAQKSQDQVNSNSQSIEVLATDIAGAAGAITQLGDDIERVGSVLEVIKSISQQTNLLALNAAIEAARAGEQGRGFAVVADEVRTLAGRTQASANEIQEMISQLRQASSAAVSTMQNGAQRTRESVQQAVNVAATLGTTVFSFDDIVQRAHQIAVAAQEQSHVTHEINELAVRIHASSEQGARDAGTLRELGKGMQSISGRLGALSRGGNQA from the coding sequence ATGCTGCACCGCATCGCCGAGGAGTCGGTGTCTCTGGAACGCCAGGCCAACGAGCTGGCGCAGTTGTCCCAAGGCGTCGCCGAGCGGGCCGAATCCCAGCGCCAGGACAACACCTTGCTGGCGACTGCGATCACCGAGATGTCGGCCAGTGCCAACGAAGTCGCCCAGAACACCACGGACTGCTCCGACACCGCCCGCCGTTCCCTGGGCGATGCGCAGAAAAGCCAGGATCAGGTCAACAGCAACAGCCAGTCCATCGAAGTACTGGCAACGGACATTGCCGGCGCGGCGGGCGCCATCACCCAGTTGGGCGATGACATCGAGCGCGTGGGCAGCGTGCTGGAAGTGATCAAGTCGATCTCCCAGCAGACCAACCTGCTGGCCCTGAACGCCGCCATCGAAGCGGCGCGGGCAGGCGAGCAGGGGCGTGGTTTTGCGGTGGTGGCGGATGAGGTGCGCACACTGGCCGGGAGAACCCAGGCCTCGGCGAACGAAATTCAAGAGATGATCTCGCAACTGCGTCAGGCCTCCAGTGCGGCGGTGTCGACCATGCAGAACGGCGCCCAGCGCACCCGAGAATCGGTGCAGCAAGCGGTCAATGTCGCCGCCACACTGGGCACCACCGTCTTCAGCTTTGATGACATCGTCCAGCGCGCCCATCAGATCGCCGTGGCCGCCCAGGAGCAAAGCCATGTCACCCATGAAATCAACGAACTGGCTGTGCGCATCCACGCCTCCAGCGAACAAGGCGCCCGGGACGCCGGCACCCTGCGCGAGCTGGGCAAAGGCATGCAGTCGATCTCCGGTCGCCTGGGTGCATTGAGCCGCGGTGGCAACCAGGCCTGA
- a CDS encoding alpha-D-ribose 1-methylphosphonate 5-phosphate C-P-lyase PhnJ, producing MNAATPPRPQPLPSTPRDEAYNFAYLDEQTKRMIRRGLLKAVAIPGYQVPFGGREMPLPYGWGTGGMQLTAAILGAEDVLKVIDQGADDTTNAVSIRRFFARTAGVATTERTPEATIIQTRHRIPETPLHADQIMVYQVPIPEPLRFIEPSETETRTMHALNDYGVMHVKLYEDIATFGHIATAYAYPVTVDERYVMDPSPIPKFDNPKLDMSPALMLFGAGREKRLYAVPPFTRVTSLDFEDHPFRVQKWEHNCAICGSQDSFLDELILDDQGTQSFVCSDTDYCAQRVSQGRAVQ from the coding sequence ATGAATGCCGCCACGCCGCCACGCCCACAGCCTTTACCATCGACGCCGAGAGATGAGGCGTACAACTTCGCCTATCTGGACGAACAGACCAAACGGATGATCCGTCGCGGCCTGCTCAAGGCCGTGGCCATTCCCGGCTATCAAGTGCCCTTCGGTGGCCGCGAAATGCCGCTGCCCTATGGCTGGGGCACCGGCGGGATGCAACTGACCGCCGCGATCCTTGGCGCCGAAGACGTGCTCAAAGTCATCGATCAGGGCGCCGACGACACCACCAACGCCGTGTCGATCCGCCGCTTCTTCGCCCGCACCGCCGGTGTCGCCACCACCGAACGCACTCCCGAGGCGACGATCATCCAGACCCGTCACCGCATCCCGGAAACGCCGCTGCACGCCGACCAGATCATGGTCTATCAGGTGCCGATCCCCGAGCCGCTGCGCTTCATCGAACCGTCGGAGACCGAGACCCGCACCATGCACGCGCTGAATGATTACGGCGTCATGCACGTCAAGCTTTACGAGGACATCGCCACCTTCGGCCACATCGCCACGGCCTACGCCTACCCGGTGACAGTCGACGAGCGCTACGTCATGGACCCGTCGCCGATCCCCAAATTCGACAACCCGAAACTGGACATGAGCCCGGCGCTCATGCTGTTCGGCGCCGGTCGCGAGAAGCGTCTGTATGCGGTGCCGCCGTTCACCCGCGTCACCAGCCTGGATTTCGAGGATCACCCTTTTAGAGTGCAGAAGTGGGAACACAATTGCGCCATTTGCGGCAGCCAGGATTCGTTTCTCGACGAGCTGATCCTCGACGATCAGGGCACCCAGAGCTTCGTCTGCTCGGACACCGACTACTGCGCGCAACGGGTCAGTCAGGGGAGGGCCGTCCAATGA
- a CDS encoding alpha/beta fold hydrolase, which produces MTTLTLKDGTEFFYKDWGAGQPIVFSHGWPLDGDAWDAQMLFLGQHGYRVIAHDRRGHGRSGQTWEGNDMDTYADDLAQLFEALDLKDAIMIGHSTGGGEVARYIGRHGTARVAKAVLIGAVPPIMLKTDANPEGLPMEVFDGIRAGFTADRSQFFKDLAVPFFGFNRDGVKTSQGAIDSFWSIGMLGSVKAEFDCIKAFSETDFTEDLKKIDVPTLILHGDDDQIVPIVASGYKSHELVKGSTLHVVKGGAHGMCNVQPEEINEILLGFIKG; this is translated from the coding sequence ATGACCACCCTGACCCTCAAAGACGGCACCGAATTCTTCTACAAAGACTGGGGCGCCGGCCAACCGATCGTCTTCTCCCACGGCTGGCCCCTCGACGGCGACGCATGGGATGCACAAATGCTCTTCCTCGGCCAGCACGGCTACCGCGTCATCGCCCACGACCGCCGCGGCCACGGGCGCTCCGGCCAGACCTGGGAAGGCAACGACATGGACACCTACGCCGACGACCTCGCCCAACTGTTCGAAGCCCTGGACCTCAAAGACGCCATCATGATCGGCCACTCCACCGGTGGTGGCGAAGTCGCCCGCTACATCGGCCGTCACGGCACCGCCCGCGTTGCCAAAGCCGTCCTGATCGGCGCCGTGCCACCGATCATGCTCAAAACCGACGCCAACCCCGAAGGCCTGCCCATGGAAGTCTTCGACGGCATCCGCGCCGGCTTCACCGCCGACCGCTCGCAGTTCTTCAAGGACCTCGCCGTGCCGTTCTTCGGCTTCAACCGCGACGGCGTGAAAACCTCCCAGGGCGCCATCGACTCGTTCTGGTCCATTGGCATGCTCGGCAGCGTCAAAGCAGAGTTCGACTGCATCAAGGCGTTCTCGGAAACCGACTTTACCGAAGACCTGAAAAAGATCGACGTGCCAACCCTGATCCTCCACGGCGATGACGACCAGATCGTTCCGATCGTCGCGTCCGGCTATAAGAGTCACGAATTGGTCAAAGGCTCGACACTGCACGTGGTCAAGGGCGGCGCTCACGGCATGTGCAACGTGCAGCCGGAAGAGATCAACGAGATTCTGCTGGGCTTCATCAAGGGCTGA
- the phnN gene encoding phosphonate metabolism protein/1,5-bisphosphokinase (PRPP-forming) PhnN gives MAGRLIYLIGPSGSGKDSLLDAAREALAARDCRIVRRVITRSAEAKGEAAQAVSVEGFEALQAQGAFALSWSANGLHYGIPKEIDQWLADGHDVLVNGSRGHLPQARLRYPSLWVVLLTVDQGVLRERLLSRARESAEDIETRLARNAQFADDLQVSDPSLIVLDNSGALEQTVARLLQRLERAPACA, from the coding sequence ATGGCAGGCAGGTTGATCTATCTCATCGGGCCGTCGGGTTCGGGCAAGGACAGCCTGCTGGACGCGGCCCGCGAGGCGTTGGCTGCGCGGGACTGCCGCATCGTGCGTCGGGTCATCACCCGTTCGGCGGAAGCCAAGGGCGAAGCGGCCCAGGCCGTCAGCGTCGAGGGCTTCGAGGCGCTGCAGGCCCAGGGTGCGTTTGCCTTGAGCTGGTCCGCCAACGGCCTGCATTACGGCATCCCGAAAGAGATCGATCAATGGCTGGCCGACGGGCACGACGTCCTGGTCAACGGTTCGCGCGGGCACCTGCCCCAGGCGCGGTTGCGTTATCCGTCGCTGTGGGTTGTGCTTCTGACCGTGGATCAGGGGGTGTTGCGGGAGCGCTTGCTCAGTCGGGCGCGCGAGTCGGCCGAAGACATCGAAACCCGGCTGGCGCGCAACGCGCAATTCGCTGACGACCTGCAGGTGAGCGATCCGTCGCTGATCGTCCTCGACAACTCCGGCGCCCTGGAGCAGACGGTCGCCCGACTGTTGCAGCGACTGGAGCGCGCCCCCGCATGCGCCTGA
- a CDS encoding carbon-phosphorus lyase complex subunit PhnI produces the protein MYVAVKGGEQAIDNAHKLLAKQRRGDPSVAELGVEQIRQQLPLAVARVMTEGSLYDAELAALAIKQSAGDLVEAIFLLRAYRTTLTRFSASLPIDTSDMQLNRRLSATFKDVPGGQLLGPTFDYTHRLLDFTLLAEGEFPGPESQADAAVQDCPRVLGLLAKEGLIKEEQDTGAPVADITREPLEYPASRAERLQALARGDEGFLLALGYSTQRGYGRNHPFAGEIRVGEVEVWIEPEELGFPISIGAIEVTECEMVNQFVGSATELPQFTRGYGLAFGHAERKAMGMALVDRSLRAGEYSEEIVSPAQQEEFVLAHCDNVEAAGFVSHLKLPHYVDFQAELELIRKLRTPSREQAQ, from the coding sequence ATGTACGTTGCCGTCAAAGGTGGCGAACAGGCCATCGACAATGCCCACAAACTGCTGGCGAAACAGCGCCGGGGCGACCCCTCGGTTGCCGAGCTGGGCGTGGAACAGATCCGTCAGCAATTGCCCCTGGCCGTCGCCCGGGTGATGACCGAAGGCTCGCTGTACGATGCCGAACTCGCGGCGCTGGCGATCAAGCAGTCGGCCGGCGATCTGGTGGAAGCGATCTTCCTGCTGCGCGCCTACCGCACCACGCTGACGCGCTTCAGCGCCAGCCTGCCCATCGACACCTCGGACATGCAGCTCAACCGGCGACTGTCGGCCACGTTCAAGGACGTGCCGGGCGGGCAGCTGTTGGGACCGACCTTCGATTACACCCATCGCTTGCTGGATTTCACCTTACTGGCTGAAGGCGAATTCCCTGGCCCTGAAAGTCAGGCCGACGCGGCGGTCCAGGACTGTCCGCGGGTGTTGGGATTGCTGGCGAAAGAAGGCCTGATCAAGGAAGAACAGGACACCGGCGCGCCGGTCGCCGACATCACCCGTGAGCCGCTGGAGTACCCGGCCAGCCGCGCCGAGCGCCTGCAAGCGCTGGCCCGGGGCGACGAAGGTTTTCTGTTGGCACTGGGCTATTCGACTCAGCGTGGCTACGGCCGCAATCATCCGTTTGCCGGCGAGATTCGCGTCGGTGAAGTGGAGGTGTGGATCGAGCCGGAAGAGCTGGGCTTCCCGATCTCCATCGGCGCCATCGAAGTGACCGAGTGCGAGATGGTCAACCAGTTCGTCGGGTCCGCCACCGAGCTGCCGCAATTCACGCGCGGTTACGGCCTGGCCTTCGGGCACGCCGAACGCAAAGCCATGGGCATGGCGCTAGTGGACCGCTCGTTGCGCGCCGGTGAGTACAGCGAGGAGATCGTCTCGCCGGCGCAGCAGGAAGAGTTCGTGCTCGCCCACTGCGACAACGTCGAAGCCGCCGGTTTCGTCTCGCACCTGAAACTGCCGCACTACGTGGACTTCCAGGCCGAACTGGAACTGATCCGCAAACTGCGCACGCCCTCCAGGGAGCAGGCCCAATGA
- the phnL gene encoding phosphonate C-P lyase system protein PhnL → MNTLIEVRDLSKTFTLHQQSGVVLNVLRGLNFSVGGGECLVLHGHSGAGKSTLLRTLYGNYLPAGGSIRVQHQGEWIELVGAAPREVLQVRQHTLGYVSQFLRVIPRVATVDVVMEPALARGWKREDAQARAEHLLARLNIPQRLWQLAPGTFSGGEQQRVNIARGFMVPWPVMLLDEPTASLDDGNRQVVLELIHEAKSAGAAVIGIFHDRLAREAVSDRHLDMTPPDVDLQPSMASSPKETEQC, encoded by the coding sequence ATGAACACGCTGATCGAGGTCCGTGACCTCTCGAAAACCTTCACCCTGCACCAGCAGAGCGGCGTCGTGCTCAACGTGCTGCGCGGCCTGAATTTCTCCGTCGGCGGCGGCGAATGCCTGGTGCTCCACGGTCATTCCGGCGCGGGCAAAAGCACGCTGCTGCGCACCTTGTACGGCAACTACCTGCCGGCCGGCGGCAGCATTCGCGTGCAGCACCAGGGCGAGTGGATCGAGCTGGTCGGCGCTGCGCCGCGCGAGGTGTTGCAAGTGCGCCAGCACACCCTCGGCTACGTCAGCCAGTTTCTGCGGGTGATTCCCCGCGTCGCCACCGTCGACGTGGTCATGGAACCGGCCCTGGCCCGTGGCTGGAAACGCGAGGACGCCCAGGCCCGCGCCGAGCATCTGCTCGCCCGGCTGAACATTCCCCAACGGCTGTGGCAGCTGGCGCCGGGGACGTTTTCCGGCGGCGAGCAGCAGCGCGTCAACATCGCCCGCGGCTTCATGGTGCCGTGGCCGGTGATGCTGCTGGACGAGCCTACCGCTTCGCTGGACGACGGCAATCGCCAGGTGGTCCTTGAATTGATCCATGAAGCGAAAAGCGCCGGCGCTGCGGTGATTGGCATCTTCCACGACCGACTGGCCCGGGAAGCGGTGTCCGACCGCCACCTGGACATGACCCCGCCAGATGTCGACCTGCAACCCTCGATGGCCTCAAGCCCGAAGGAGACCGAACAATGCTGA
- the phnP gene encoding phosphonate metabolism protein PhnP has translation MRLTLLGTGDARQVPVYGCECAACRAAHADKRLRRRPSCALVELGEQRWLIDSGLPDLTERFPPRSLSGILQTHYHADHAQGLLHLRWGQGLVIPVHGPVDPEGLSDLYKHPGILDFSQPFMPFESRSMGELQVTALPLLHSKPTLGYLLEGGGRRIAYLTDTVGLPHDTQSFLQREALDVLVLDCSMPPQPQTPRNHNDVNVARQIIEALKPAQALLTHVGHTLDAWLMEHAAELPDHVRVARDAMEV, from the coding sequence ATGCGCCTGACCCTGTTGGGCACGGGGGATGCGCGGCAAGTGCCGGTTTACGGCTGCGAATGCGCGGCCTGTCGCGCCGCCCATGCCGACAAACGCCTGCGCCGCCGCCCGAGCTGCGCGCTGGTGGAGCTGGGGGAACAACGCTGGCTGATCGACAGCGGCTTGCCCGACCTGACTGAACGCTTCCCGCCGCGCAGCCTAAGCGGCATCCTGCAAACCCACTACCACGCCGATCACGCCCAAGGCCTGCTGCACCTGCGCTGGGGCCAGGGTCTGGTGATCCCGGTGCATGGCCCGGTGGACCCGGAAGGGTTGTCGGACCTGTACAAGCACCCCGGCATACTGGATTTCAGCCAGCCGTTCATGCCCTTCGAAAGCCGGTCGATGGGCGAACTGCAAGTCACCGCGCTGCCGCTGCTGCATTCCAAGCCAACGCTGGGTTATCTGCTGGAAGGCGGAGGGCGGCGCATCGCCTATCTCACCGACACCGTCGGCTTGCCCCACGACACCCAGAGCTTTTTGCAGCGCGAGGCACTCGACGTGCTGGTCCTGGATTGCTCCATGCCGCCCCAGCCGCAAACGCCGCGCAACCACAATGATGTGAATGTGGCGCGGCAGATCATTGAAGCGCTCAAGCCCGCGCAAGCGTTGCTGACCCATGTCGGGCATACGCTGGATGCGTGGCTGATGGAGCATGCCGCTGAACTGCCCGACCATGTTCGGGTGGCGCGGGACGCCATGGAGGTCTGA
- a CDS encoding alpha-D-ribose 1-methylphosphonate 5-triphosphate diphosphatase translates to MLNEQILTHAKIVTAERVFTGTLVLRDGLISEVDDRLSQLPQAQNLNGDYLLPGLVELHTDNLEKHLSPRPGVDWPSASAVMSHDAQIIAAGITTVFDALSIGDVNPKGKRMQQLPGMVDAIAKANAADMTRAEHRLHLRCEVCHPDTLSVFRDLVEQPLVQLVSVMDHSPGQRQFALESKYREYYIGKYHLSSEQMDAFIVEQVANSKTYSDRYRRAIVDICLPRGLSVASHDDATLAHVEESAGYGMSIAEFPTTLEAAQGCRRMGMSVLMGAPNIVRGGSHSGNIAAATLAEEGLLDILSSDYYPASLLQAAFTLGAQLDAADDSAGAGLARAVTTVSLAPARSAGLHDRGEIRVGLRADLIHARAIGTLPIIQQVWRQAKRVF, encoded by the coding sequence ATGCTGAACGAACAGATCCTGACCCACGCCAAGATCGTCACCGCCGAGCGCGTCTTCACCGGTACCCTGGTGCTGCGCGACGGGTTGATCAGCGAGGTGGACGACCGCCTCAGCCAGTTGCCCCAGGCGCAGAACCTCAACGGCGATTACCTGCTGCCGGGGCTGGTCGAGCTGCACACCGATAACCTGGAAAAACACCTGAGCCCGCGCCCCGGTGTGGACTGGCCGTCGGCCTCGGCGGTGATGAGCCACGACGCGCAAATCATCGCGGCGGGCATCACCACCGTGTTCGACGCGCTGTCCATCGGCGACGTCAATCCCAAGGGCAAGCGCATGCAGCAACTGCCGGGCATGGTCGACGCGATCGCCAAGGCCAACGCCGCCGACATGACCCGCGCCGAGCACCGCCTGCACCTGCGCTGCGAGGTCTGCCACCCCGACACCCTCAGCGTGTTCCGCGACCTGGTCGAGCAACCGCTGGTGCAGCTGGTGTCGGTGATGGACCATTCGCCGGGCCAGCGCCAGTTCGCCCTGGAATCCAAGTACCGTGAGTACTACATAGGCAAGTACCACCTGAGCAGCGAGCAAATGGACGCCTTCATCGTCGAGCAGGTCGCCAATTCGAAGACTTACAGCGACCGTTATCGCCGGGCCATCGTCGACATCTGCCTGCCCCGTGGGTTGTCGGTGGCCAGCCACGACGACGCCACCCTGGCTCACGTGGAAGAGTCGGCGGGTTACGGCATGAGCATCGCCGAGTTCCCGACCACCCTCGAAGCCGCACAGGGCTGCCGGCGTATGGGTATGAGTGTGTTGATGGGCGCCCCTAACATCGTTCGCGGCGGCTCGCACTCGGGCAACATTGCGGCGGCGACATTGGCCGAAGAAGGGCTACTGGATATTCTCTCCAGCGATTACTATCCGGCCAGCCTGTTGCAGGCGGCATTCACCCTGGGCGCCCAGTTGGATGCAGCGGATGACTCGGCAGGCGCCGGGCTGGCGCGTGCCGTGACCACGGTGAGCCTGGCACCGGCCCGTTCGGCGGGCTTGCACGATCGCGGCGAGATTCGCGTCGGCCTGCGCGCCGACCTGATCCACGCCCGGGCTATCGGCACACTGCCAATCATTCAACAAGTCTGGCGACAAGCGAAGAGGGTGTTCTGA
- the phnH gene encoding phosphonate C-P lyase system protein PhnH, whose translation MPASLLQPAFTDPVLDAQRSFRAALKALAGPGVAQSLLATQTPPHLEGLAAASHALCLALLDIDTPLWLAPTFDTQAIRANLTFHCGCPIVSDRQNARFALLDDSQLHDLSGFDLGNDRYPDQSCTLLVQLPSLQGGTQLAWRGPGIESKNHVSLPLQEAFWQERESRNDFPRGIDVFFVAGSELLGLPRSTQVLFKSQPSSLQPSRGAA comes from the coding sequence TTGCCCGCGTCCTTGCTGCAGCCGGCATTCACCGATCCGGTGCTGGATGCCCAGCGCAGTTTTCGCGCCGCCCTCAAGGCGCTGGCCGGCCCCGGTGTAGCGCAAAGCCTGCTCGCCACGCAAACCCCGCCGCACCTCGAAGGCCTCGCTGCGGCCAGCCACGCCCTGTGCCTGGCCTTGCTGGACATCGACACGCCGCTGTGGCTCGCGCCCACGTTCGACACCCAGGCCATTCGCGCCAACCTGACCTTCCATTGTGGTTGCCCGATCGTCAGCGATCGGCAGAACGCCCGCTTCGCGCTGCTCGACGACAGCCAGTTGCACGACCTCAGCGGTTTCGACCTGGGCAATGATCGCTACCCCGACCAGTCCTGCACACTGCTGGTCCAGTTGCCGAGTCTGCAGGGTGGCACGCAACTGGCCTGGCGCGGGCCGGGCATCGAAAGCAAAAACCACGTCAGCCTGCCGTTGCAGGAAGCGTTCTGGCAGGAGCGGGAATCGCGCAATGACTTCCCCCGCGGGATCGACGTGTTCTTCGTCGCCGGCAGCGAATTGCTCGGTTTGCCGCGCAGTACTCAAGTGCTGTTCAAGTCCCAGCCTTCGAGTCTTCAACCCTCAAGAGGAGCGGCCTGA
- the phnK gene encoding phosphonate C-P lyase system protein PhnK — protein MNAAQRINREAITDCTQPLLKVRGLTKLYGPEKGCQEVSFELYPGEVLGIVGESGSGKSTLLSLLSGRCAPDRGVIDYRLADTHKSAGQWLDLYSASEAERRTLLRTEWGFVEQNPRDGLRMAVSAGANIGERLMAQGVRNYQALRAAGLDWLNQVEIDPARIDDLPRTFSGGMQQRLQIARNLVSGPRLVFMDEPTGGLDVSVQARLLDLMRGLVRELDLAVVIVTHDLAVARLLADRLMVMRRSHVVETGLTDQILDDPQHPYSQLLVSSVLQP, from the coding sequence ATGAACGCTGCTCAACGGATCAACCGTGAAGCAATCACTGATTGCACCCAGCCGCTGCTGAAGGTGCGTGGCCTGACCAAGCTGTACGGCCCGGAGAAAGGCTGCCAGGAGGTCAGTTTCGAGCTCTATCCCGGCGAGGTGCTGGGCATCGTCGGCGAGTCAGGCTCGGGCAAGTCGACGCTGCTGTCCCTGCTCAGCGGCCGTTGCGCGCCCGACCGCGGCGTCATCGATTACCGCCTCGCCGACACCCACAAAAGCGCCGGCCAATGGCTGGATCTGTACAGCGCCAGCGAGGCCGAGCGCCGCACCTTGCTGCGCACCGAGTGGGGCTTCGTTGAGCAGAACCCTCGGGACGGCCTGCGCATGGCGGTATCGGCCGGCGCCAATATCGGTGAGCGGCTGATGGCCCAGGGCGTGCGCAATTATCAGGCGCTGCGGGCGGCCGGGCTGGACTGGCTCAATCAGGTGGAGATCGACCCGGCCCGCATCGACGACCTGCCGCGGACCTTTTCCGGCGGCATGCAACAACGTTTGCAGATCGCCCGAAATCTGGTGTCCGGCCCAAGGCTGGTGTTTATGGACGAACCCACCGGCGGCCTCGACGTGTCGGTGCAGGCGCGTTTGCTGGACCTGATGCGCGGGCTGGTGCGCGAGCTGGACCTGGCGGTGGTGATCGTCACCCACGACCTGGCCGTCGCCCGCTTGCTTGCCGACAGGCTGATGGTCATGCGCCGTTCTCACGTGGTGGAAACCGGCTTGACCGATCAGATCCTCGACGACCCGCAACATCCGTACTCGCAGCTGCTGGTGTCTTCAGTGCTGCAGCCATGA
- the phnG gene encoding phosphonate C-P lyase system protein PhnG: MTATPVSSTAPDAAAPELSARQHWIGVLSRSRRAELQAHEAALRDADYQLIRAPEIGMTLVRGRMGGSGAPFNVGEMTVTRCVVRLADGRTGFSYLAGRDKAHAELAALADAHLQGAQQAHWISDLIDPLARAQDLRRAQQQAETAATKVDFFTLVRGEN, translated from the coding sequence ATGACTGCGACACCCGTTTCCTCCACCGCGCCCGACGCTGCAGCCCCCGAACTGTCCGCCCGCCAGCACTGGATCGGCGTGCTCTCGCGCAGCCGCCGCGCCGAACTGCAGGCCCACGAAGCCGCCTTGCGTGACGCCGACTACCAACTGATTCGCGCGCCGGAAATCGGCATGACCCTGGTGCGTGGTCGCATGGGCGGCAGCGGTGCGCCGTTCAACGTCGGCGAGATGACCGTGACCCGTTGCGTGGTGCGCCTGGCCGACGGCCGCACCGGCTTCAGCTACCTGGCCGGGCGTGACAAGGCCCACGCCGAACTCGCCGCTCTGGCCGACGCCCATTTGCAGGGCGCCCAACAGGCCCACTGGATCAGCGACCTGATCGACCCGCTGGCCCGCGCGCAAGACCTGCGCCGGGCCCAACAACAAGCCGAAACCGCCGCGACCAAAGTGGACTTCTTCACCCTGGTCAGAGGAGAAAACTGA
- the phnF gene encoding phosphonate metabolism transcriptional regulator PhnF produces MQLSRQSEPLHREPMYLELAQTLRRELDRYTAGEYLPAEVQLAARFEVNRHTVRRAIDELVREGSLLRRQGKGTQVLGRPLVYPVAAGSAYSESLAALGHGVEAVLLQRRHCTATVEEAAHLGLEPHAPLIELQTLRRLDGQPVCLIRHRYCATRASLIADYVSGSVRQFLTERQLPLTRTFSLIGARLPSREEASVLLMPRHLPALTVLTLSHDAHGNPVEIAHSTSRSDRFQYQIVT; encoded by the coding sequence ATGCAGTTGTCTAGACAATCCGAACCGCTTCACCGAGAACCCATGTACCTCGAACTGGCGCAAACCCTGCGCCGTGAACTTGACCGCTACACCGCCGGCGAATACCTGCCCGCCGAAGTGCAGCTGGCCGCGCGCTTCGAGGTCAACCGGCATACGGTTCGCCGGGCCATCGACGAACTGGTCCGCGAAGGCAGCCTGCTGCGCCGCCAGGGCAAAGGCACCCAGGTGCTGGGCCGGCCGCTGGTGTACCCGGTTGCTGCCGGCAGTGCCTACAGCGAATCCCTTGCCGCGCTCGGCCACGGCGTCGAGGCGGTGCTGCTGCAACGCCGGCATTGCACGGCAACGGTGGAGGAGGCCGCGCATCTGGGCCTCGAACCCCACGCGCCGCTGATCGAACTGCAAACCCTGCGGCGCCTCGACGGCCAGCCGGTCTGCCTGATTCGTCACCGCTACTGCGCCACCCGCGCGTCGTTGATCGCCGACTACGTCAGCGGCTCGGTGCGCCAGTTCCTCACCGAACGGCAGTTGCCGTTGACCCGCACCTTCAGCCTGATCGGCGCGCGCCTGCCCAGTCGCGAAGAAGCCAGTGTGCTGCTGATGCCGCGTCATCTGCCGGCGCTGACGGTGCTCACCCTTTCCCATGATGCGCACGGAAACCCGGTGGAGATTGCCCATTCCACCAGCCGCTCCGACCGCTTCCAGTATCAGATCGTCACCTGA